GAAAGCCCCTGCCCAGGTTTTTATATTTCCCTTGTGACTTTCAAAGGAGGAAACAGTAGTTGGTAAAACAGTTTCTTACCCTCTGAGTTCCACCTTTTTTTCAGGTTGCGTTGGATGAAGCAGCTTTTTTATTGGATTTAGCTTCTGTTGAAGAGAGTTGGGATGAATATTTGGAGCAGGTTGCTAATTGTTATAAAGAGGGTGGCCTCCCAGATATTGCAAATTTTGTGCTGTACAGAGATTGATAGTATAGATAAAGATACGTGTCAACTGGCATATACAGCGTCGTGAGACTGCCTTCATGACTAGAGAGGGGAGAGGTTTTTTTGGTTGAGCATTAATTCATAGCAGATCTTTCTACAACATGTTATTTCTGCCCAAGTTTTGTGGCATCAttatagttttgttttttttttttttgagaaagcTGGTGTCCATTTGACATTGCTTAATCTGCTGTAACGCTTATTTATTAATAAACTAAAACTTTGTTTATGCATGGGTACTGTTAAATTTTTGTGGAGTTTATTTCCAACCAGTGAATCAAAAGTATTATGCATAATTTTCAGAAGGGAAATATTACTTTATTCATTTGGATATTAAGGGTGTACAGATCTGGAATTACAAGATGGTACAAAAATGTCAACTTCTAATGTGCTGACATTGCTGCAAATTCCTAGTTAGCTATAGgcattgatatatatacacactgaCACAAACACGACTGATGCACAAAATATGgcaaccaaaagaaaaaatcacTCTCGAGCACTCTCCAGTATCCTTCTATCAACCTACAGAAGTTGTATCCTTATTAGTTCCCACTGGTGTTTAACTAAACTACCAAAAAACCGAGTCCGGGGCTGCAACAGTGCTTTTATCATGGGATAGTGATCTCTCACGAGGCAATCGGAAGGGGTGCTTTCTTGCTGctacttttcttctttctccagAGTAGCTTTCTCCATAAGCTCACACTTCTTTTCTTGCTTGGCACCATGGCCAATGATCCAGTAGCAGCATTCTCATCCTGGtatttaacattgagattgagGATGTTCTCAAGGGGCTCTACTACCGTCTTGGGACCAAATATGGAAGTGGAATTATCGTCAACTTGTTTCGTCTTTGGAGGTGTAAATTCTTTGGTAGTAGTGTCATCTTCTGCTAGCATTCGATCAAGTAGAGACGATCGGCGGCTCATGGTCTTGTTTGAGGTAGGGTCTGTGGCTATGACTGTTGTGGTACTTACATCAGCAGGATCAGTGATGACCTTGTCAAATAAGGCTGCTTCTCTTGGTGCAGCCATTGCCTTCAACTGCTTCCCGAGGTTAAGTATAGTCTCTTGGCATTCTGCCAACTTTTCTGAAGCAGCTGTTATCTCCCATTCCTGCAAAATTGAGCACCCACaattaaagataaaaaaaattaaagaaaaactttgAATTGTTTAGTGTAATTTCGTGAATAATACCAAAGCACACGAAAGGAAAGAGATATTGTTGCATCATAAGTggatcattttttttcaaggtTAACACTATCTGCTTTGAAAAACTAAAGTCAAGGTTTCATGTGTCAGGGTTCTATATCTGCTTCTTATGTTAATTCAGACATCTAATTAAGAAATATGATGTTGAATATCAAGTGCTGCAAACAAAAGACTCATTCTTGCACTACAAAAGATTCATATTACAGTCATTAATCATGCTCCAGTGAGGAAAAAAGAGTACTTCGTTAAACAAAATACATACTTTGTCAAATGTAAGGAAAATGCTAGTGTAACTGAAGACATGTTAATCTTTTATCTCCCTTTAACAAAATGATAAATGCAATTGTAGAGATTATTTACTTACAGTTTGGTCTTGCCTTTCCTCCTGATTATGATCGGAGTCGGGGCTTTTCTTCTTCATACTGCTAGTACACACATGAAAAAGATGCATAAGCAATAGTGCAAGTCGTTGGAACTATGGTTAACTATGAGatacaactttttttttaatgtatttGTGTAGGTACCTTTTGAGCTGAAGCTGTAAGTCTACACATGAAGCTTCCAATTCTTCACAGCACTTGTATTTGTTTTCAAGCTCGTCTTCTAGAGATGATAACTTCTGTTGAGCTTCACTCAATTCAACTCTAGCCACTGTGAGCTGCGTGCTAAGATCTTCGTTCATTGCCTCTTGAGTTTTGAGTTGATCTTCAATCatactctttgactctcttaagcTTAGTAACTCTTCTTGCAAGCCTCCAACAATTTTCTCAGATTCCTTAAGCTGATTGATCAGGAATTCACTCTTATCACTGGCTGACTGAAGTCTGCCTTCCAACTCCCTTTTGCCAGATTCTGTATTCACAAGTTCATCCTTTAACTTTCTGATTTCTTGGACCATATTGGACTGCAGCTCTTCTAATTGAGTGCTACAGCCATTTGAAGAAATAGCCATTCCAACTTCTGCTTCGCTTTCACTTCTTGTGTCATCCCAATCAAATTGCTTCTTAATTGCATCCTTCATGCTTGAAACATCTTGAAGTGAAAAGCAGTGGTTCAAAATCCAGTCCAGCGCCGTAGTTAGTTCTTCAGCAAATTTATCAAGACCATCCTTTCCATTTAACAGATTATAACAAGCATGAATAAATTGCTGTAGAAGACTGCCAAGTTCAGAAGTTTTCCATTGGAAAACACGTACCATGTAGCCTGCCTGTGTTTCTGAATTCTTGTGTCTGGCGTCTGTGTTATAATCTGAAGATGGCACACTGATTCCTTCAATAAGCTCAATTATTTTGCATATTGATTTCCTAAGATCCGGTTGTAACTGCTCACCACTTGCTCCATTGGGTGAACCAGTTACTGCACACTCATTTGAGTATTTCCATGAGATGGAGCTTTTAGCAGAAGAAGGATTAGTTGTGGTGGCCAAAGCTATTCTTATATCCTCCTGTATTTGTTTAGGGCTTCTTCCTGCAACACGACTGTGCTCTAACACCAATTTCACTATATCCTGGAGCCAATGAGGAGCTTTGGCATCAGCAACACGGCTGGACTCCCTGTTTGACAAACTGAAGCCTGACTCACTGTCAGATACAGGAACTATATCACTACCCCCTAATTCCAAGGAATACTGATTTTCCAAATGGCCAGCAACTGTATTAGCTGGTGAGGAAGCATACGAACCAACACTCACTTTATCAGCAGTGACCACTGCTAGTTTTTCCATTTCAGCGAAGTCATCCATTAGATTTATGTCTGAAGCTCCGACAGTTTTGCACGTCGGCCAGTCTTTCTgcttttcatttttaaaatGCTCCAGTTCTGTAATCAAAGTAGAAGCCCATGATTCTGCACAACTAGCCTTATCATCGCTACCGATATCAGACATAGATGCTACAGAGAGTTCATGTGGCATATGAGTGCCTCTTGGGGATTCTCCAACCACTGTTTCAACTTGTGATAATTTGGAGGCTGCACGGTTATACATATTTTTGGAAAACTGTAACTCATTCATCTTCTTATTGAGTGCTTCCTTGAGAATCGcattttcttcttccataGCACATAACTGCTCAGTTAGAAAATTGATCTTTTTGGTGGGAACCTCATGAAACTTGTCGGCAGTAGATTCATACCAGAAACCATTTGGGCTCAAACTTCTCATCCTCATGTCAACAGAATCCGTTCCAAGCATTTCAacttcatttttcattttagcCAAGGCAGCAGGACCTGGCAACCGCTTCCTGACCAGGACACGCAACCTCTGACATTCTAATTCTAATTTAGCAACTTTTTTTGCACCCTCGAGGTGTTGCTTGTGTGCTGCATCAGCAGTCCGACAATTGAATTCTCTTTCCTCATTCCTGATCTCAAGTTCTTTCTCAAGAACTCGAACCTCATATGTTAAAGAAGCATTATATTTCTCTGTGGACTCTAATCTGGCCATAAGTGCATTCACATCTGCTTCCATCTGACTCAATTGTTTCCTTAAATCTTCAGTCAACTTTTCCTTCACTGAAAGAGCCTTATTAAGATGGGAGTTTTCAGCACCTATTTTACAAAGCCTTCCACTGGTCTCTGCTAGCTTCTCTTCCAACACCATCTGGGATTTCTCGAATTCCCTTGTTGTCTTCATCACAGCATCATGGACCCTTTGCTCTTGATCGTCTCGAACATATCGTAGCTGTTGCATGCACTCCTTGAGGGCTCCATCCAATTGAGCTATTCTTTCTTCAGCAGAGTCTCTGAGTTGCAATGATTTATCCAATTCTTGCTTTAGGAACCCAGCTTCTGCTTCTACCTTCTCCCAGCCTAACCAAAATATGTTCATATTATATAATAGAATAAATTTCACCTGTGATAATGACAATATATAGTAACAGAATGTAAGGCAACGATTATGTTTACTAACATAAACATATTACCATGAACAGCTTCCTGTGCCATGTTGGCATGTTTCTTCACAATTTCATCTTTATTCTTACAATCTGAGAGAGCTGAAGCTAACTTATCACTTAAAGCTTTTATATCTTTCTCTAGCTCTGCCTTCTCATTCAAAATTGCCTCCATCTAAAGAGGAACAGAATACATTAGATATATAACCACCAACTGCTCAAAGCTCccaattataaaaaattcTATACATCAACCTAAACCACAACGCATGGCAAACATGCTTGAAGATCAACATAAATAGTACTCTGTTAGGAAATCATCATTTAAGTTCTTTGTCAACATTACTAGGCAGGACACTAATTATTTGACAGCCTTAATTGTTTATGATCATCAAAAGTCGAAAACTAGCTTAAGAAATCTCACAGACACTATGCATATTGCTCCATACAATTACAGTGTAGACAGCAGTTCGAAATAAGGATTGTATACTATAGGCCAAATCAGATCTCGTTTAGTAAAGAAATAAACCAGATCACTTTGGTTTCTCTACCTTATGTTGATGTCCaagggaaaagaaaaggaaattgaTCATGTAAAGCAACTAAGCTGTTCTTTTCAATCACAATACATAACTGCCTCCAAATATCAATTTATAGTTATGAGAGATCACTAATCCAAATTCTGAACCCCATCTTGGTATTAGCGGTCAGAAGAGCCTTACTAAGTTTAAGTAATTCGAGATTCCAAAAAATGCGACAAGTGCTAATTGACTCTTCCAGATTAGCATTACCAATATTCTTCATAAACACAAACTAGCAACTTTCACATCAAGATTGACAGGTACGACCAAAATGGTAAAATTGCAATGTACCTGGATTTCACAAAGCTATAAATTTAACAAGCTCATGGTCTTACATCAAATTAGCAACAAACACAGTAATCATAAGCTACAAACTACTActacaaacaaagaaaatctCTGTAAAACTAGAAAAGCTTACCTCTTCTTCATTCCCTTTCGACAAATCATTGACTTTGTCAGCAACAATAGGCAGCTTCTctgtagatttcttcttccATAGCCACGCCTTATCCATGCTTCATTCACCAACAAAGCTCGATTctttaaaccaaaaacagtCATCGAAATGCAAACAAGTTAACCCAACAATCATTACAACCAAAACACCAAAACGAAACCTGAAAACTAAAACAAGAAGAGAGCACTACATACATTGCATGGACGATGATCAGAAGAACTTGCTATAATGCGAAGCAGAGAGAGAAAGCATTAACTAGAGTCAATGATGGTTATCATGAGAAGAGTGCGCTCGGATCCCACCGACACTTAAAAAGAGAGAAGTCGACTCAACGATGATGATATGATAACGAAGTGGAAATAACCACACCCACAAAGGTTTAAGCTTTTTAGAAGCAGCGAGAGAGGGAAGAGAAAGCAGCGTTTGGTAAACAGGGAAAAGTGAAATGAAGGCAAAGTAAAGGTTGAGGGAagaagcagagagagagagagagagagagagagagagagagagagagatggggcTTTGGATTTGGGATCCGACACGATCTAAGAGAGGAGCAGAAAGCGTGTGAGATTGTGAGtcgttgaaacttgaaagtgtTTATTGGTTTGTTGCGTTTCTCGCGGTCTTCATGTGAGGAAAAAAAACGAACAGTGTGGGGAGAGAGGAGAAGGGTCTCTGTCCTGTCTATACATGACAGTTTGAGACAACAGCCGTCTTCTTCACATGCCTGAAAAACAGAAATATGTTATGGAAATTCTGGTAGTTTGAGTTCTAGATTTCGGTATACACTGTTCTCCGTCTTGAACTCACTTGCAAAGCAAATTGTTATGTGGCAATAGGGTTTAATATTTTATGAAGTGTTTAGATTGAATTTCTTTGATTATCTCAATAGGGTTTGGCCGATTTAATTTGTTCGTTTAAAGTGACTTCAGTCTTCAAATTTGTTCAAGACTATAGAGTCATCATCAAGTTAAACCCTAAACAATAGATTTTactctttcttttttgaaaaatattatgttcTGTAATAATTCGATAATTCTTATATAACCGGTATCACTACTATAATTACCCGTATGAAAACATTTTATCATGACCTGTAATTATTATTGAGTAGGTGGGCACATTCAATATTTTTATGTGTTGACTCTGTGATACTTTCGTTTTTCTGAGGTAAAGAAGTTAAGAACTTGTGATGCTTTATTACTTTATGTTACTATAAGAGAAGATGCATTACATACCTACATTTTTCTTTATGAAACATTACATATCTATATTATATGAACAACTATGTATAGACATTGTACTGGTATCATTTGGCTATTTCTGCTCTTAGTTAGGAACAAGTTTCAATGATGAAGCCTGTAATTCATTATAAATCTGTACCAAGATATCATATTGATTCAAAATATGATCTAGCTGACCAGTGTTGAGAGGTCCCTCATTTTTTCTGGTATAGTATCAGATCATGATTTGATTAATATATGCAATTGTCCCACAGcatattttataaatatcATACATATTCTGCTATTTAAATCTTTGAGTAGTTTCTTCAATAATGATGCTTAACCTGCTAGCTATGAATATCTTAGGTGACACTCTTTGTTGATTCTGCCATCTGTTTTCTCCTATTTTGTATTCCCTTGCTTAGTGTGCATACAGTGTATAAGCACGAACCCATATCTGGGAATTATAATAGTGAAATTGTATATGAAAGTTATCAACATCAACATTTTAATCTAAGGTGCCAAGTAACTATATACAAAGTTGGTGAAATAGTGGCTTATTACCTGTAGTAACTAGgcatgttttttatttattattatagtCATCCATGAGACCATGAATGAACTCATGATCGACCTAAACATGAAAGTGTCACCAGAAGAAACTTCTATGCAATATATTTCCGAAGTTATAGTATTGAAGTACATCAAACTACCGTAAAATTGTATTAAATCAACACCAATCCCTGTTACACACATTGAATGACTGCTTACTGATGAGCCACTTTCCCCAAACAGTTTATGGTTAAGTTGATAAGCATTCAATACCAATAACCAGAGCCACACCAATGCTGAAACTAGTTAGGCATGTGACGAACTCTGATATTCATCATAGAATGGCTAGAGAGAAAGCAAAGTCACATCCCATACCTAATAACCAAAACCATTATCTACTTTAGCTGTTATATTGAATTCTCAATCTCACTAGCACAGCATCTCCATCCTTGTCATTTTGCCGTAATCACTCACCACCAACCACACTAGCTTTTGTGAAAGATTAGCGATCTTGAAAATCCTCGAAGCCCCACTTTGCCAAACAGAGAGAACAGTACAGTCGTAATCTGAAAGGACTGTGTTTGTTGTGTTCTTCACATTTCAGGCTACATGGTtgtgtttcttcttttttcatctTGATCTGAACAAGTTCTTAAGGTCTCCATTTGgtttcttctccttgtaaaggCATTCAACCTCAAAAGGACGACAATAATGTTGATGAACATGTGGGTCTAAGATCACTTGACTCCATTCAGTACGTTCCTGCAGCATTACTGCAGCCTACCAAACTTGAAAATGAAGGTAGATATAGTCATTCTAGTGAAAGGGAACTATATCTAGGTGATACATTTTCTTCGGATGCTTTCAATTTTATCCTAAGATTAGATTCTAATGCTGCAAGCCTCCAAACGGAATTTTCAACCTCATTTTTTAACTGTCCTCCAAGCTAGCTATGTTGTTTGCTAATGATCgatcaagaaatgaaaaggaggGTGAAGAACTAATCTCTCATTAAGGTTAGAACTTAAAAAATTacttatttcaattttcttgACACAAACACCTTTACGGCAAGTGTACATGAGAGCCTCACTTgaaaaagaattttttttaaggggAATGAATAACTTCATTTGTCAATCGTCATGTACGGTCACAATGACCAAACAAATAGAGTGACAAAACGACTCTAAATGCAAGCTAAACTACGCAAATGGAGACGCGCCAATGCGCTTATTCAATcacaaaaatgaaagaaagcgTCCAAACAAACGGacactacaaaaaataaaatgcaaAACAAATATGTAACTTCACAAGCACTAATTTCAATACAGAAACTAACCGACTCAAACCTAAGGCATCAATTACGTACCCAAACCGGAAGATTTGTTGAAACTAGAATTTGAGGAGGGTCTTTCCCCACGAGGCCAAAATCATATATTGAACCAACATGAAGGAGAGAGAGGTCAGGAAATATGAAGCCCAACACATAAGGCTAAGGCCCACAACCTACCACCCTCCCTCATCCACGGCAACTCCAGCCAAACCTAACCACCTAGGTTTCTCCATCGCTTCAATCCATTGCCATGTCTGGCTTTGGAGCCATGAAGAAGCAGGACTCGACTCTGCCGCCACCGCTAAGGGAGCTTGAGCCTCGACCGCCACCTCTAGGTAACTAAGACGTCAAGTTTAGTTATGGGTTGAATCCGGCTCCCACTAGTCGTCTACAATAGATCGACACAAAGTGCATATTCGATCAACCCTCTGATCCACCACGCTTGGACTTTGACACGCCAATATGAAGGAAAGACGCAACCCTTGATCAATCAAAAACAACTAGTTGACAACCCGCACTACACCTTCAACCTGCACGAGAGAGAAGCCTCCTTAACCTAGGACTTGCACGCCAGAGCGTCTTGGTGTAGACGAAGTCCGACATGACGCCGCTTTGCTGTGCAAAACCTAGATTTAGGTTTTGGTATCGCTTCACAAAGGTAGTAGACAACCCTTTAAAAATAACAACTTAaatgattattttttttttggttaaagaGAATACTTCATAAAACAGGCAGAGCCCAACAACCCATCTACTGATGAGATCCAGctacaacaaagaaaaacgAGCTGCTCTAATCTCAATACACAGggcaagaggaagaagaacatACACGATACAAAAAGAGGTACTGGAGAAGAAACTCTCCAGCCAATAATCAAGCAACATGAGGACAAGGTAAGCCATCGTTTCTGAGAACCAGAGTGAGGGATGGTGGGGGAGTCTCCAACCAGCTGTGGGAGCCCAACATCTTATTACCAAGCTGTGCAGCTGCATGGGCAGCGCAATTAGCTTCTCGGGGAGACCAAGTCCAGTTGACATGATCGAAGTACTCAAATCGCCATCTTATCTCATCAATAATAACAGCGATCCGCCATATCCTGCAAGGGGAAGTGAGAGGGGATTGAAGCTCACTGATCACCATTTTAGAGTCTGATCTAAAGTCAACTACTTTCAAGTTCAGATCCATTGCCATCTTGACCCCAGCAAGCAGCGCCAGAGCTTCTGTCATTAGAGCCGATTCGGTTCTGAGAGGACCAGCCAATCCCCCCACCAATATACCATGATGGTTTCGGGCAATCACCCCCAATCCTCCCTTGAAGTCATCCACCCAACAAGCATCAGTGTTAACAGCAACAAGTAATAATTacaataaattaaatattaatttccCAATAGAAGTACTTATGCTTACATATGAATTTTATATAAGATATTAACAAATTGAGACCATAGCCAACAAGTAATAGTTAGCACAATCctattaccaaaatactaGTCTAATACTTGTTAGAGGTGTTGAGATCATGGTATGACAGttcttttcaattatggaGATTGTGGGTCAGCCACtgtaaaaaaaactttattttttggtttAATCTTTGTCAAGTTACACTCTTATACCTCTTAAGAATATACTTACATATAGTGATAATTAATAAACTCTTAGCAAATTAgataattcaaaattttaacaatttgatttttttgacttctcttttggttttattaatagaagataTAATAACAGCTCCAGACAAATGTGTTTTATCTGGGGGTAGAAGAAATAAGGTCCTCCACAAATAGAAGAATAGCGCCCGCGATCAATATCGGATGTAGTTGCTATATAAGCCATTAGATTTGCCGCTCCATTAACAGTACGTAGGTTGTCTGAAGAATCAATCGCCAGTTTAAACTACCAGTCTGGCTTAAAGAATGAATTAACTGgtagttgttttgtttttttattcttttagaTAATGCATATTGGGGTCATTCCTCCAGCCCAAAATAGTTGGGTTTTAAATTCTTATTAGGCTTATGGGTTCTAACTAGTTTGGGTTCTACATATCAGATCTAATGATGATGGATATGTCAATTAATCATAAGGCCCATGCAGTTGCGTCAATCTATATCATAAGGCACACTTCTTTGAAAACTTGGTAACATTCCGTAGTGTCCCGAAACCACTTTAACAACAATCTAACCATCAACCACAGTACCACCTATTCGTTTTACTtcctttttaagtttttatggTAAGCAATTCTAATACCCAACATACTAAAGGATGTTTTCACTTTGTTGTACCTGATTGAAAAACCTTATGTGAACATTCATCATCATTGCACTCCTCTAATCTTCTGTTATCCATCCCACTGTATCCATGATCACAGGCCATTATTTAGTGAAGAAACAAGAAAGGAGCTGTCTAGGTGTGCGTGGCTGACCTCAATTTTGACCCCTCGACTAAATTATAATGCATGCTAGACAGCTCTCATCGCTAATTAACTCTAATTCATATTATCCAGCCATCCCTCTTATACTTAGGCGGCCTAGCTAGTGCTTACAATCCATAATTCATTGCCAACGTACTCCTAGGATAAGTGAATTTACACACAAGAGGTTCCACCCGTCAGCCTTTAAACATTATGAACCACCTACCGATCATTCGCATAAACTGAATTAACATCTGGGTCCAACGTAATTACCACGTAAGCGCAGTCACGTCTAGCTGGCCTAAGACTACTTAAAATTAATCCCGCAGACATCCGACAGTCAAGTCTCGTAATAACTAATTACCTACTATCCCATGCATATTGGTTTCTATctcttctattttatttggacGGTAGGTTTTGCCTAATTATCCTAAGGAATATATCATCTGTGGTTGGAGTTACAGAGTTCCCTGTTTAGGGTATCAACAGTCAGAACAGGTATACCATATCACCTAAGACAGATATGGTCTGAACAAGAACCCGTGGCACGACTGTTGGAAATTCATGAGTGTTCTTCCCAAACTTCAAGTTTGCAAGAAAAAGATGTATATGGATGCGTACATTGTTTTCCTCAACGTAGCCAATTTCAGTCTCATTAAAATACCTCTTATAGAAGCATCCAGTCCTTCAAACCTGCAAGTAAAGCCACGCAAACTTCAGTCAAGGCACATTCGAATGCTTGGCTTAGAAAATGGCACTCGATCGATATGGAGTCTAGTAGGCCAGGTAGGTGACAAGTGACAAGAAAACGTTGCTTTGAATCCAAGAGACTTCCATATATGCATGAAAACATCTCCGTCAAAAATTCCATCTGAAACGACCTCGCTGAGAGAATCATTCACAAAAGAAGAAACCCTAATGGAAATGTATGAAATATCTTAATCCATCAATTAAGCTGTAGCCCATTTGCTAGTTTAGGGTGCCAGCCATATATAGTCGCTGCAGCATCATCAGATAGAGTCTTACTTCCCGAAATTAAATGGAAACTCGTACCAAATTTTCTGACCTAAAAACGGAAGAAGTTGAATAGTTGAGTTTCTTGTTGCTAGTTCTGAGTACCTAGCTATTCCTACTAGAAAACTTTGACAATTGAAGAGGGACAAAATGAGCAAGAGGTATGGGATGGGATGCATATTTCATACTATATATGCTGACAGGTTCATGCATTCACTTTATAGACTAGTATCGAGTAAAATCACTGAAATGGAATTAAATCTTATCACaaatttgtgtatatatatatatatatgtcactgTTTTGAGATCGATGAGATATTTCAGTTTCATTTTCATGCACCTGGCGGGCTGGCACTGCTAATCAGTGTTTTCAATGGTCAAGAATAAAACCTACTCGGTTTTAGTTTTATGGCTGATCGAACATCCTGATCTATGTAACATATGTTGGGAATTTGAATTACACACTatacaaacacacacacacttgcTTTCTAGTTGGAGTTGCTTAtcagaaatttaatgaaaatcCCAGCTTGTTTAGGGTTTGAAAGCGAAGTAAATTTCACGTCCAAATACAATTGCCTGAAATCTGTTTGCCAATAATTTCCTTAGGTGTTTTCCCCAGTACGCCTCGATACATCTTTTCTTAATAATTAATGTATCTGTTTTTGCTAGAGACAGCTATTAGTACCACTCTTCAGAGAGGTAGTAATCTTCTATTACTCACTTCTAGCTGACTAGCTAGCATGTATCTAACTTGTTAACACGTATGCTGGTTGATGTCGTTAACCAAGAACCCTAGACGACTAAACCCTAAATGTAAGTATGAAAAATGTGTTGGCTATTCCCTATGGGTGCGTTCTGGAATAGGCCCGACCTCGGAGAGCCCACGAGTTTTTGTGGGACGGCGTCAGTTTATCAATCTCGGTAATTTTACCTAGACTCTTGTGAATTTCACTATGTTTGACCAAAACACGTGTTATGTCGCACGTGAACATGAGTTAGGATCAAAAACCCATTTGTCTTCCATCTGAATCAAAAACTTGATGAAAAACCAGGTGATCTCCATCTCcctctcctctctttctcccATCCTCCACCTCAATCTCCCCAATATCCAACGATTCGCCCTCATCTTCAACACCTTCCAATCACTTCCCCGATACTCCCACTCTATGTTAATACCAAATCATCAAATCCTACAAAAGAAGCTTGCACGAACGGTACCTCTAATCTACTCTGGACTGCCCAGCTTGGGATGAAAGGATGATCCCAACAATCAAAACCATAAAAAGTCAACGCTTCAGCGAAGATGAGAAACAAAATCATTCTAACAAAAATCTTTGGATGTTGTGCATTAGTTAGACCGGCATCACCAACGATCTTGAATCTTGATAGCCATTCCGGCAGAGAGACCAGCGAGGCCGCAAGTAAGACCGGAAGAGAGACTTAGCCGTCAAA
This genomic interval from Argentina anserina chromosome 1, drPotAnse1.1, whole genome shotgun sequence contains the following:
- the LOC126783215 gene encoding filament-like plant protein 7 isoform X1, with amino-acid sequence MDKAWLWKKKSTEKLPIVADKVNDLSKGNEEEMEAILNEKAELEKDIKALSDKLASALSDCKNKDEIVKKHANMAQEAVHGWEKVEAEAGFLKQELDKSLQLRDSAEERIAQLDGALKECMQQLRYVRDDQEQRVHDAVMKTTREFEKSQMVLEEKLAETSGRLCKIGAENSHLNKALSVKEKLTEDLRKQLSQMEADVNALMARLESTEKYNASLTYEVRVLEKELEIRNEEREFNCRTADAAHKQHLEGAKKVAKLELECQRLRVLVRKRLPGPAALAKMKNEVEMLGTDSVDMRMRSLSPNGFWYESTADKFHEVPTKKINFLTEQLCAMEEENAILKEALNKKMNELQFSKNMYNRAASKLSQVETVVGESPRGTHMPHELSVASMSDIGSDDKASCAESWASTLITELEHFKNEKQKDWPTCKTVGASDINLMDDFAEMEKLAVVTADKVSVGSYASSPANTVAGHLENQYSLELGGSDIVPVSDSESGFSLSNRESSRVADAKAPHWLQDIVKLVLEHSRVAGRSPKQIQEDIRIALATTTNPSSAKSSISWKYSNECAVTGSPNGASGEQLQPDLRKSICKIIELIEGISVPSSDYNTDARHKNSETQAGYMVRVFQWKTSELGSLLQQFIHACYNLLNGKDGLDKFAEELTTALDWILNHCFSLQDVSSMKDAIKKQFDWDDTRSESEAEVGMAISSNGCSTQLEELQSNMVQEIRKLKDELVNTESGKRELEGRLQSASDKSEFLINQLKESEKIVGGLQEELLSLRESKSMIEDQLKTQEAMNEDLSTQLTVARVELSEAQQKLSSLEDELENKYKCCEELEASCVDLQLQLKSSMKKKSPDSDHNQEERQDQTEWEITAASEKLAECQETILNLGKQLKAMAAPREAALFDKVITDPADVSTTTVIATDPTSNKTMSRRSSLLDRMLAEDDTTTKEFTPPKTKQVDDNSTSIFGPKTVVEPLENILNLNVKYQDENAATGSLAMVPSKKRSVSLWRKLLWRKKKSSSKKAPLPIAS
- the LOC126783215 gene encoding filament-like plant protein 7 isoform X2, translating into MDKAWLWKKKSTEKLPIVADKVNDLSKGNEEEMEAILNEKAELEKDIKALSDKLASALSDCKNKDEIVKKHANMAQEAVHGWEKVEAEAGFLKQELDKSLQLRDSAEERIAQLDGALKECMQQLRYVRDDQEQRVHDAVMKTTREFEKSQMVLEEKLAETSGRLCKIGAENSHLNKALSVKEKLTEDLRKQLSQMEADVNALMARLESTEKYNASLTYEVRVLEKELEIRNEEREFNCRTADAAHKQHLEGAKKVAKLELECQRLRVLVRKRLPGPAALAKMKNEVEMLGTDSVDMRMRSLSPNGFWYESTADKFHEVPTKKINFLTEQLCAMEEENAILKEALNKKMNELQFSKNMYNRAASKLSQVETVVGESPRGTHMPHELSVASMSDIGSDDKASCAESWASTLITELEHFKNEKQKDWPTCKTVGASDINLMDDFAEMEKLAVVTADKVSVGSYASSPANTVAGHLENQYSLELGGSDIVPVSDSESGFSLSNRESSRVADAKAPHWLQDIVKLVLEHSRVAGRSPKQIQEDIRIALATTTNPSSAKSSISWKYSNECAVTGSPNGASGEQLQPDLRKSICKIIELIEGISVPSSDYNTDARHKNSETQAGYMVRVFQWKTSELGSLLQQFIHACYNLLNGKDGLDKFAEELTTALDWILNHCFSLQDVSSMKDAIKKQFDWDDTRSESEAEVGMAISSNGCSTQLEELQSNMVQEIRKLKDELVNTESGKRELEGRLQSASDKSEFLINQLKESEKIVGGLQEELLSLRESKSMIEDQLKTQEAMNEDLSTQLTVARVELSEAQQKLSSLEDELENKYKCCEELEASCVDLQLQLKSMKKKSPDSDHNQEERQDQTEWEITAASEKLAECQETILNLGKQLKAMAAPREAALFDKVITDPADVSTTTVIATDPTSNKTMSRRSSLLDRMLAEDDTTTKEFTPPKTKQVDDNSTSIFGPKTVVEPLENILNLNVKYQDENAATGSLAMVPSKKRSVSLWRKLLWRKKKSSSKKAPLPIAS